The window CCCGACGCTGGACCGCCGGCGAGAGCTTCAGCAGACGCAGTGTGTTGGAGACCTGAGGGCGGGACCGACCGATACGGTCCGCCAGCTGGTCGTGCGTGCAGTTGAAATCCTTGAGCAACTGGTCGTAGGCGAATGCCTCTTCCAGCGGGTTCAGCTGGGCACGGTGAAGGTTCTCCAGAAGCGCGTCCAGAAGCAGCTTCTCGTCGTCCGTCGCCCGCACGATCGCCGGGATCGCTTCCAGATCGGCCTCATGGCAGGCTCGCCAGCGCCGCTCACCCATGATCAGCTCGTAGCGGGCCGGGCCCACCTGCCGAACGACAATGGGCTGGAGAAGACCGACCTCCTTGATGGAGGTGACGAGTTCCTGGAGAAGATCCTCGTCGAAGACCTCGCGCGGCTGACGCGGGTTCGGAGTGATGGAGTCGAGAGGCAGCTCGGCGAAGTAGGCGCCGACGGGTGCGGCAGGCAGTTCCGCCGTGCCGATCGGCGACAGTTCCTCTGTTTCACGTGAAACAGGCGGGAGTGTTGCCACCTTCGAGGCTCCCACCCCACGCTCCGGGCTGAAGACGGATGGCACCGCCGATGGCGTGGATGGGGACGCTCCCGCTGCTGGAGCTTCCTTCTCTCCTGTCGCAGCCGCTGGGATCAGTGCGGCGAGGCCACGGCCCAACCCCCTCCGTCGATCACTCACTGGACGCCCTCCACCACATTCGGATTGTTCTGAGCACC is drawn from Streptomyces bottropensis ATCC 25435 and contains these coding sequences:
- a CDS encoding ParB/RepB/Spo0J family partition protein, whose amino-acid sequence is MSDRRRGLGRGLAALIPAAATGEKEAPAAGASPSTPSAVPSVFSPERGVGASKVATLPPVSRETEELSPIGTAELPAAPVGAYFAELPLDSITPNPRQPREVFDEDLLQELVTSIKEVGLLQPIVVRQVGPARYELIMGERRWRACHEADLEAIPAIVRATDDEKLLLDALLENLHRAQLNPLEEAFAYDQLLKDFNCTHDQLADRIGRSRPQVSNTLRLLKLSPAVQRRVAAGVLSAGHARALLSVEDSEEQDKLAHRIVAEGLSVRAVEEIVTLMGLHPKASTRSKGPRAGSVPSPALGELATRLSDRFETRVKIDLGQKKGKITVEFASTEDLERILSTLAPGEKLALQKSLLDDDSEETEA